A section of the Ignavibacteriales bacterium genome encodes:
- a CDS encoding DUF2723 domain-containing protein, whose translation MDFKLSNRVTASFVFLVAAITYIITVQPTFSFWDCGEFIACAYTVGVPHPPGGPFFILVGKLFMMIPSAADIGLRMNYLSALSSAGTVGLLYMISVIAIKNWRGVPKTTFDIITVCGGSAIGALALAFSDTFWFNALETEVYGFGTFLIALCIYLLMVWWEKADEKGSDKYLLIMAYVVGLSIGIHLLVVQCIIVAGLIFYFRRYEYTKKTLLFALVGSAVAFFIVYPFIVKKIPQLIDSLGVFAVVLIFGALIAGIYISIQKKSAVLNLAAMSIFLIILGYSTYTSVVLRSGIPDMPIDENQPDNIEKLISYLNREQYGQQPLFLPRRYSQEPQHTRTWQLYTSDMDFMWRYQINEMFNRYLFWQFIGREGYNQGDGVDFSKFFAIPFILGLIGVFYQFKKDWKLAFVFLVMFLVMGVVTALYQNQQDPQPRERDYFYVGAFMVFAMWIGFGVVALIDQLSDWIKNGKPSMAIASTVVIIGLVAAPINMFRVNYHYLDRSDNYFPYNYAYNILQSAEKDAIIFTNGDNDTFPIWCIQAVYGIRQDVRVVNLSLGQTPWYIKQLKNSRPYGSLPVPMTMTDEQIDKLLPSQWPDNKMMSLEVPKTAYPDSMQNRPDLPTQIDFVMPPTIRQRQGNQVVTAIKVNDIIVYDIIRANNWKRPIYFSLTVTEDNYIGLNEYLITQGMLQKIVPYKATDEIGLAVNEKVMHECLFDQPDKPYPDPHYGFIFKGLDDKNIFYNQDAERMIQTYRSLFLRLALAYSKNPATQPEVTSVVAEMEKRIPQDVIPMDYRLKYEVAMMYFRMGNETEFKQWAGQAIEGANKDMQENPANMRGSFNPYIILIDLYDGLGDYRAELEILQRVQAMNPQDQSVAQKIQDVQRKMSGGSLTPDTTKTDTTK comes from the coding sequence ATGGATTTTAAACTTTCAAACAGGGTAACGGCTTCGTTCGTTTTCCTTGTTGCTGCGATTACGTATATAATTACCGTTCAGCCAACATTTTCCTTCTGGGACTGCGGTGAATTTATAGCGTGTGCCTATACCGTAGGCGTACCGCATCCTCCCGGTGGACCATTCTTTATTTTGGTGGGTAAGCTCTTTATGATGATACCATCTGCCGCGGATATCGGTCTAAGAATGAACTACTTATCTGCGCTTTCCAGCGCCGGAACGGTCGGTTTATTATATATGATATCCGTCATAGCCATTAAAAACTGGAGAGGAGTCCCAAAAACAACATTTGATATTATTACAGTTTGCGGGGGTTCGGCTATCGGCGCGTTAGCCCTGGCTTTTAGTGATACATTTTGGTTCAATGCTCTTGAAACGGAAGTTTACGGCTTTGGTACTTTCCTCATAGCCTTATGTATTTACCTGCTTATGGTCTGGTGGGAAAAGGCGGACGAAAAGGGAAGCGACAAGTATTTGCTTATCATGGCTTACGTGGTTGGTTTATCCATAGGTATTCACCTCCTTGTAGTACAATGTATTATAGTCGCAGGTTTAATATTTTACTTTAGAAGATATGAGTATACTAAGAAAACATTATTGTTTGCGCTTGTAGGTTCTGCAGTAGCTTTCTTTATAGTTTATCCGTTTATAGTTAAAAAGATCCCGCAGTTAATAGATTCGTTGGGAGTATTTGCCGTAGTATTGATATTTGGCGCGCTTATCGCGGGAATATATATTTCCATACAAAAGAAATCAGCGGTACTTAATCTTGCCGCTATGTCCATATTCTTAATAATCCTTGGTTATTCTACATATACATCTGTAGTCCTAAGATCGGGAATTCCCGACATGCCGATCGATGAGAACCAGCCTGACAACATCGAAAAGCTGATCTCATATCTCAATCGTGAGCAGTACGGACAACAGCCGTTATTCCTGCCGAGAAGATATTCGCAGGAGCCTCAGCATACGAGAACATGGCAGTTATACACCAGTGATATGGATTTTATGTGGAGATACCAGATAAATGAAATGTTTAACAGGTACCTCTTCTGGCAATTCATTGGAAGGGAAGGATACAACCAGGGTGATGGAGTTGATTTCAGTAAGTTTTTTGCGATACCATTTATACTGGGGCTAATAGGAGTCTTTTACCAATTTAAAAAGGACTGGAAGCTGGCTTTCGTCTTCCTCGTCATGTTCCTGGTGATGGGTGTGGTTACCGCCCTTTACCAGAATCAGCAGGACCCGCAGCCGAGAGAGAGGGATTACTTTTATGTCGGGGCGTTTATGGTCTTTGCGATGTGGATAGGCTTCGGCGTTGTCGCATTGATAGACCAGCTCTCGGATTGGATAAAGAACGGAAAGCCAAGTATGGCGATAGCAAGTACTGTCGTTATTATAGGGTTGGTAGCGGCACCTATAAATATGTTCCGGGTGAACTATCATTATCTCGATAGAAGCGACAACTACTTCCCGTATAATTATGCCTATAATATTCTGCAGAGCGCCGAGAAGGACGCTATAATATTTACGAACGGTGATAACGACACATTCCCGATATGGTGTATACAGGCAGTTTACGGTATACGCCAGGACGTAAGGGTTGTTAACCTTTCGCTCGGTCAGACACCGTGGTACATTAAGCAGTTGAAAAATTCACGTCCGTACGGCTCACTGCCGGTACCCATGACAATGACCGATGAGCAGATAGATAAACTGCTTCCTTCACAATGGCCGGACAATAAGATGATGTCGCTCGAGGTACCGAAGACGGCTTACCCGGATTCGATGCAGAACAGACCCGACCTCCCAACACAGATAGATTTTGTTATGCCTCCGACGATCAGGCAGAGACAGGGCAACCAGGTCGTAACTGCAATTAAGGTAAATGATATTATTGTATATGATATTATAAGAGCTAATAACTGGAAAAGACCGATCTACTTCTCGCTTACGGTGACGGAAGATAACTACATTGGTTTAAATGAGTATCTTATTACGCAGGGAATGCTCCAAAAGATCGTTCCATATAAAGCCACCGATGAAATAGGATTAGCGGTCAACGAGAAAGTGATGCACGAGTGCTTGTTTGACCAGCCGGATAAACCTTACCCGGATCCGCATTACGGATTCATATTCAAGGGTCTGGATGATAAGAACATATTCTATAACCAGGATGCCGAGCGAATGATACAGACCTACAGGTCACTATTCCTAAGGCTCGCGCTGGCATACTCAAAGAATCCTGCTACACAGCCGGAAGTAACGTCTGTTGTCGCTGAGATGGAAAAGAGGATCCCGCAGGATGTTATCCCGATGGATTACAGGCTGAAGTACGAGGTAGCGATGATGTATTTCAGGATGGGTAATGAAACGGAGTTTAAGCAATGGGCGGGACAGGCAATCGAAGGAGCTAACAAAGATATGCAGGAAAATCCGGCCAATATGCGGGGATCGTTCAATCCGTATATAATACTCATCGATCTTTATGATGGATTGGGTGATTACAGAGCCGAGCTCGAGATATTACAGCGTGTTCAGGCAATGAACCCGCAGGATCAGTCTGTTGCCCAAAAGATACAGGACGTACAGAGAAAAATGAGCGGCGGAAGTTTGACGCCTGATACAACAAAAACCGATACTACAAAGTAA
- a CDS encoding ATP-dependent Clp protease proteolytic subunit — MNYTDIIKNNQDRIHDGLDRVGNTFNQLVPIVVEQTARGERSYDIYSRLLKERIIFLGNAVYDEIASLIVAQLLFLESEDPDKDIMLYINSPGGSVTAGLGIYDTMQYVKPDVSTICVGLAASMGQLLLTGGAAGKRIALTHSKILMHQPWAGGLQGQTTDILIHAKEMEKTRETLYKIIANHSGRSYEEISKDAERDKYMTAEEAKDYGLIDHIFEKRHKPEN; from the coding sequence ATGAACTACACAGATATTATCAAAAACAATCAGGACAGGATACATGACGGACTGGATCGCGTTGGCAACACATTCAATCAGCTTGTTCCGATCGTTGTGGAACAAACTGCGCGCGGAGAAAGAAGCTATGACATTTATTCGCGTCTTCTAAAAGAAAGGATCATCTTTTTAGGAAATGCCGTTTATGATGAGATCGCTTCGCTTATCGTTGCTCAGCTATTGTTCCTCGAATCGGAAGATCCCGATAAGGACATTATGCTTTATATAAATTCACCGGGCGGCAGCGTAACTGCCGGGCTCGGTATTTATGACACAATGCAGTATGTGAAGCCGGACGTTTCTACTATCTGCGTCGGATTGGCGGCATCTATGGGACAGCTCTTGCTTACCGGCGGAGCCGCAGGAAAGAGGATCGCGCTTACTCATTCTAAGATTCTTATGCACCAGCCATGGGCAGGCGGATTGCAGGGACAGACCACGGACATTCTTATTCACGCGAAAGAAATGGAAAAGACAAGAGAAACACTATATAAGATCATAGCTAATCATTCAGGACGTTCATACGAGGAAATATCCAAAGATGCGGAAAGAGACAAATATATGACCGCCGAAGAAGCCAAGGATTACGGCTTAATCGACCATATATTCGAAAAAAGGCATAAACCTGAGAATTAG
- the tig gene encoding trigger factor, whose protein sequence is METNIKELEGCKREFEAVLGYDELTPYFDKAIEKYREKAVIPGFRKGKAPISMIKKRFGESIEYTSLEDIANEVFSKYMMDNDVDMIGHGKMTDLDYLPKEKFTFKVEFEVKPEVKLENYKGFDLTKKKYVIDDSLVDEEVNYHKLNNAELAMDAEALDDDYVVTADVQTLDDAGNIIIGQGQKDVKLYLGNKDLLPEFKSALEGIKEGEDRIVNTKTKDGNPQKVKLSATKVEKMIYPEMNEEFFKKITGKEDVKTEEEFREAIRGELAKIYNDHGEQHLRNDLISEVVKNNDITIPDTFTEAILKSILEDYKKQLPKNYELTPEQLDEFNKSRKADAIFQAKWFLIREKLAEMENITAEDSDYMELAEENSARFNIPADKLVEVYKENNDIRSSIISRKVLDFLEKNSNITEEEEVKKFEPHTHQHEH, encoded by the coding sequence TTGGAAACCAACATTAAAGAGCTTGAGGGCTGTAAAAGGGAATTTGAAGCCGTCCTCGGGTATGATGAATTAACTCCTTATTTTGACAAGGCAATAGAAAAATACAGGGAAAAGGCAGTGATCCCCGGATTCAGGAAAGGGAAAGCGCCTATTTCTATGATAAAAAAGAGATTTGGTGAAAGCATAGAATATACTTCACTCGAAGATATAGCAAACGAGGTCTTTTCCAAATATATGATGGATAATGATGTCGATATGATCGGGCATGGAAAGATGACCGACCTCGATTATCTGCCGAAAGAAAAGTTCACTTTTAAGGTAGAGTTTGAAGTAAAGCCGGAAGTAAAGCTGGAAAATTATAAAGGGTTCGATCTTACAAAAAAGAAATATGTTATCGATGATTCGCTCGTGGATGAGGAAGTCAATTACCATAAACTTAATAACGCCGAGCTGGCTATGGATGCCGAAGCGCTCGACGACGATTACGTTGTAACAGCGGATGTGCAGACGCTCGATGATGCCGGCAATATCATAATAGGTCAGGGACAAAAGGATGTAAAACTCTATCTTGGTAATAAAGATCTTTTACCTGAATTTAAATCCGCGCTCGAGGGAATAAAAGAAGGTGAGGACAGGATAGTAAATACAAAGACCAAAGACGGCAATCCTCAAAAGGTGAAACTATCGGCTACCAAAGTTGAAAAGATGATCTACCCAGAAATGAATGAAGAGTTCTTTAAAAAGATAACGGGTAAAGAAGACGTAAAGACCGAAGAAGAATTCAGGGAAGCTATCAGGGGAGAACTTGCGAAGATATATAATGACCACGGTGAACAGCATTTGCGTAATGACCTCATCAGCGAAGTTGTAAAGAACAATGACATCACAATCCCGGATACATTCACGGAAGCTATACTAAAATCCATTCTCGAGGATTACAAAAAACAGCTACCGAAAAATTACGAACTCACTCCCGAGCAACTGGATGAATTTAATAAATCACGTAAGGCGGACGCGATATTCCAGGCGAAGTGGTTCCTGATAAGGGAAAAGCTGGCTGAAATGGAGAATATTACAGCTGAGGATAGTGACTATATGGAGCTCGCTGAAGAAAATTCCGCTAGGTTTAACATTCCTGCCGATAAACTCGTAGAAGTGTATAAGGAAAATAACGATATTAGATCAAGCATCATTAGCAGGAAGGTTCTGGACTTCCTTGAAAAGAATTCAAATATAACAGAAGAGGAAGAAGTAAAGAAATTCGAGCCTCACACTCATCAGCACGAACATTAA
- a CDS encoding PepSY-like domain-containing protein — MKKIIFTLAFVIGASCAYSQNIPEESVPSPVKDNLYANYKANNVTWELENEVYEAEYLENGMEKSIHLNATGDIIAVETHIDPHNLPEGSLTYINDNYPGSSINEAEYIEIHSGNFYGVELTHNGTNIELLFDERGNFMQRNDPDDNGENED; from the coding sequence ATGAAGAAGATAATTTTCACATTAGCTTTCGTAATCGGCGCCTCCTGTGCATACTCGCAAAATATTCCCGAGGAATCCGTTCCTTCACCTGTAAAAGATAATCTATACGCAAACTATAAAGCTAACAACGTAACCTGGGAGCTCGAGAATGAAGTTTACGAAGCAGAATACCTGGAGAACGGAATGGAGAAAAGCATTCACTTGAATGCAACGGGCGACATTATCGCTGTAGAAACACATATCGATCCACATAACCTGCCGGAAGGTTCTCTCACCTATATAAATGATAATTATCCCGGATCGAGCATTAACGAGGCTGAGTATATCGAGATCCATTCGGGGAATTTCTACGGTGTGGAACTTACTCATAACGGCACAAATATAGAACTCCTATTCGATGAGCGGGGAAATTTCATGCAGAGGAATGATCCGGATGATAATGGAGAGAACGAGGATTAG